In one window of Fictibacillus phosphorivorans DNA:
- a CDS encoding nuclear transport factor 2 family protein: MKAIQKVLTNYFQAWNKGFISKDGDHIKTFMSERFVGYWAHSEVTQPDPYFYDYDLNSVLKQMDHAEKTFEVRSLTERDEGREVIVVGKETNTINGKPFTAQCMFVWRKEKDEWKLLREYIELER, translated from the coding sequence ATGAAAGCCATACAGAAAGTCCTTACTAATTATTTTCAAGCTTGGAACAAAGGATTCATAAGTAAAGATGGAGATCATATCAAAACTTTCATGTCTGAACGTTTTGTAGGGTACTGGGCTCATTCTGAGGTTACCCAACCTGATCCTTACTTTTATGACTATGATCTTAACTCCGTATTAAAACAGATGGATCATGCTGAAAAAACGTTTGAAGTTCGTTCTTTGACTGAGCGTGATGAAGGAAGAGAAGTCATCGTTGTCGGTAAAGAGACAAACACCATTAATGGGAAACCTTTTACCGCACAGTGTATGTTTGTCTGGAGAAAGGAAAAGGACGAGTGGAAACTATTAAGAGAGTATATTGAGTTAGAGCGTTAA
- a CDS encoding ABC transporter permease, which yields MKGLIHYHFTTYFRTYKYVPPFSVFIMMLVINYTYVPNPILDSYSYTSIMLFFIMGWFTITIFHAEDEGQKQITIMHAKNKKVYYISLILNCTLTALVLSIAAVAYPVIFNAFSPGLHSVHLVMGFLAHFSLAVLSIALSSFFTRGLVKNNVNSWWGVISILIGSLVLAVEKIEILKIKSINWVLPPLRYSMENMSVDDKMISFPVRVYGQFTWIFIYSIILITIFIAVMEKRKAL from the coding sequence ATGAAAGGGTTAATTCACTATCACTTTACCACATATTTTAGGACATATAAGTACGTTCCGCCATTTTCTGTGTTTATCATGATGCTGGTGATCAATTATACATACGTACCAAACCCTATCTTAGACAGTTATTCGTACACGTCGATTATGCTCTTTTTTATAATGGGGTGGTTCACCATTACAATTTTCCATGCAGAAGACGAAGGACAAAAACAAATTACCATTATGCATGCGAAAAATAAGAAAGTGTATTATATCTCCCTTATATTAAATTGCACCTTAACGGCTCTCGTTCTGAGTATTGCGGCTGTGGCTTATCCCGTTATTTTTAATGCGTTTTCACCTGGATTACATTCAGTCCATCTTGTCATGGGGTTCTTGGCCCATTTTAGTCTTGCCGTACTATCCATTGCACTGTCATCCTTTTTCACGAGGGGGCTCGTGAAAAATAATGTAAATTCGTGGTGGGGGGTTATCAGTATTCTTATTGGGTCGTTGGTTCTGGCAGTAGAAAAAATAGAAATTCTAAAAATAAAGAGCATAAACTGGGTTTTACCACCACTTCGTTACAGCATGGAAAACATGAGTGTAGACGATAAAATGATATCCTTTCCTGTTAGGGTATATGGACAGTTTACCTGGATATTCATCTACAGTATAATCTTAATTACAATTTTTATAGCTGTTATGGAAAAAAGAAAGGCGCTTTAA
- a CDS encoding GNAT family N-acetyltransferase: protein MAFQLKTKRLDLNMWEESDSPWIRKLKGERGVDMATLESTRSSINEMRKKAVENGISLLTIRRRDEGDFIGYCGLIIGRSTLEEPEIAYELFRSAHGKGYATEAASAVLDAAIATGRHRLWATVGAWNVASFRVLEKIGFKRHHSTWEDEKGEIVWNVRDL, encoded by the coding sequence ATGGCGTTCCAGCTGAAAACTAAACGACTTGACCTGAATATGTGGGAGGAATCAGATTCACCCTGGATCAGAAAACTAAAAGGCGAACGTGGTGTGGATATGGCAACTCTTGAATCCACCCGTAGCTCGATTAACGAGATGCGAAAGAAAGCAGTAGAAAATGGCATTTCTCTTCTGACTATTCGCCGCCGAGACGAAGGTGATTTCATCGGATACTGTGGCTTAATTATTGGTCGTTCCACACTTGAGGAACCGGAGATCGCATATGAGTTGTTCCGCAGCGCTCACGGTAAAGGTTATGCGACCGAGGCAGCATCCGCGGTCCTTGACGCTGCGATTGCTACCGGGCGCCACAGGCTTTGGGCGACTGTTGGAGCTTGGAATGTAGCTTCCTTCCGAGTACTAGAAAAAATAGGATTTAAGCGGCACCATAGCACGTGGGAGGACGAGAAAGGCGAGATAGTTTGGAACGTACGCGACCTTTAG
- a CDS encoding DUF4304 domain-containing protein, translating to MIHSLKRVVIPSLRERGFKGSFPHYYRRLDEQTHLLMFQFSMHESAFFVEISKCSSEGYQDETTGAYIPSNKIKVYQIGGGSPYIRTRIGKDAGFPFGFTECNHDEVGTDVLRAMSKAEDWWKSYPNWWNESL from the coding sequence ATGATCCATTCATTGAAGCGTGTTGTTATTCCATCTTTGAGAGAAAGAGGTTTTAAGGGTTCGTTTCCCCACTATTATAGGAGGTTGGATGAACAGACTCATCTATTGATGTTTCAGTTTAGTATGCATGAAAGTGCCTTTTTCGTAGAAATCAGCAAATGTTCTTCTGAAGGTTATCAGGATGAAACGACAGGAGCATATATCCCCTCAAACAAGATAAAAGTATATCAAATTGGTGGTGGATCTCCATACATTAGAACACGTATCGGGAAAGATGCAGGTTTTCCTTTTGGATTCACTGAATGTAATCATGATGAAGTAGGTACAGATGTTCTTCGTGCTATGAGTAAAGCCGAAGATTGGTGGAAGAGTTATCCGAACTGGTGGAACGAGAGCTTATAA
- a CDS encoding nucleotidyltransferase domain-containing protein: MSPILSEIYSAKKVNEKLEPYLILVFGSRAKGTDRVDSDRDIAYLSHQKVEKYNRFMLGQELAAWIDKA; the protein is encoded by the coding sequence ATGAGCCCGATTTTATCCGAAATTTATTCAGCCAAAAAGGTAAATGAAAAACTAGAACCTTATCTGATTTTGGTTTTCGGTTCCAGGGCTAAAGGAACGGACCGAGTAGACAGTGATCGAGATATCGCGTATTTAAGTCATCAAAAAGTAGAGAAGTACAACCGTTTCATGTTGGGTCAAGAGCTTGCTGCATGGATTGATAAGGCCTGA
- a CDS encoding LysR family transcriptional regulator: MELRVLRYFLTVAREGSMTAAAALLHVTQPTLSRQLKDLEEELGKKLFIRSNHSIILTEEGLLLRKRAEEIIDMVGKVESEFSSMEETIRGDVYIGGGETHAMKQIASLIKELQVSYPNIRYHLFSGNSEDVTERLDKGLLDFGLLIQPADLSKYNYIDIPAKDVWGVVMKKDSFLAMKDAIQAEDLLNVPIICSRQAIKQTLSNNEFLNWFGEGFDKLNVVTTYNLAYNASIMVEAGIGYGLVLDKIVNTSSDSNLCFRPLEPRLESGLNVVWKKHQVFSAAADLFLKEIQAKFSKS; encoded by the coding sequence ATGGAACTTAGAGTTTTACGCTATTTTCTTACTGTTGCAAGAGAAGGAAGCATGACAGCTGCTGCTGCTTTACTGCATGTTACACAGCCAACCTTGTCAAGACAATTAAAGGACCTAGAAGAAGAATTAGGAAAAAAGCTATTTATTCGCAGTAACCATAGTATCATTCTCACAGAAGAAGGATTGCTCCTAAGAAAGAGAGCAGAAGAAATCATAGATATGGTTGGAAAAGTTGAATCCGAATTTAGTTCTATGGAAGAAACAATAAGGGGTGATGTTTACATCGGTGGCGGGGAAACACATGCTATGAAACAGATTGCAAGTTTAATAAAAGAGTTACAGGTAAGTTACCCCAATATCCGGTATCACCTCTTCAGCGGAAACTCAGAAGATGTGACTGAACGGCTTGATAAGGGACTGCTTGACTTTGGTCTTTTAATTCAGCCAGCGGATTTATCAAAATACAATTATATCGATATTCCAGCCAAAGATGTTTGGGGTGTTGTTATGAAAAAAGACAGTTTTCTTGCAATGAAAGATGCCATTCAAGCGGAAGATTTATTAAATGTTCCAATAATTTGTTCAAGACAAGCAATAAAACAGACATTATCCAATAATGAATTTTTGAATTGGTTTGGTGAAGGTTTCGATAAACTAAACGTTGTAACTACTTACAATCTTGCATACAATGCTTCCATTATGGTTGAGGCAGGCATAGGGTATGGACTAGTCCTAGATAAAATTGTGAATACGTCTAGTGATAGTAATCTTTGTTTTAGACCACTAGAGCCAAGACTTGAATCTGGCTTAAATGTTGTTTGGAAAAAGCATCAGGTTTTTTCCGCTGCTGCTGATTTGTTTTTAAAAGAAATTCAGGCGAAGTTTTCAAAGTCTTAA
- a CDS encoding LysR family transcriptional regulator: MEIRHLLTFQTIVEGGSYTRAASKLGYTQSTITSHIQALEHEIGGELFSYVKRKLTLTHLGRELIPLAEDLLSTHDQIKNMRSSQEVKGVLRVAAPESLTISRLSPIIREYSTRYPHVKLILTNGTCSQNQVDLISGRVDVALMVYPELKLEKCIHYVLSEEKIVLVSSVDGPEHFDENKIDTTNQFFITNEEGCSYRTMFEKHLIKHGMHHFQTMELWSIEAIKQTVMSGIGFSVLPYITVKEEVENGKLKILGHSEKFDPIYSHLLVKKKKWMAPPVEVFVELVLNSINEIEKGEF, translated from the coding sequence ATGGAAATTAGACATCTGTTAACGTTTCAAACTATCGTAGAAGGAGGAAGTTATACAAGAGCTGCTTCGAAGTTAGGGTATACTCAATCGACTATTACTTCACATATACAGGCGCTTGAACATGAAATTGGTGGGGAGCTTTTTTCGTATGTAAAAAGAAAGTTGACGCTCACCCATTTAGGAAGAGAACTAATACCTTTAGCGGAAGATTTACTTTCTACCCATGATCAGATTAAGAATATGCGAAGCTCCCAAGAAGTTAAGGGAGTATTAAGAGTTGCTGCACCAGAGTCTTTAACTATCTCAAGATTAAGTCCAATAATAAGAGAATATTCTACAAGATATCCTCATGTGAAATTAATATTAACTAATGGTACTTGTAGCCAAAACCAGGTTGATTTAATTAGTGGACGGGTAGATGTAGCTTTAATGGTTTATCCGGAATTAAAGCTTGAAAAATGTATTCATTATGTTTTATCTGAGGAGAAGATAGTCTTAGTAAGTAGTGTTGATGGTCCGGAGCATTTTGATGAGAATAAAATTGATACCACCAATCAATTTTTCATAACAAATGAAGAGGGCTGTAGTTATAGGACAATGTTTGAAAAGCATCTCATAAAACATGGTATGCATCACTTTCAAACGATGGAGTTGTGGAGTATAGAAGCAATCAAACAGACTGTCATGAGTGGGATTGGATTTTCAGTTTTGCCATATATTACAGTAAAAGAAGAAGTAGAGAACGGAAAACTGAAAATATTGGGTCATTCTGAAAAATTTGATCCAATCTATTCTCATTTGCTTGTAAAAAAGAAAAAATGGATGGCGCCACCAGTAGAAGTATTTGTTGAACTTGTTTTAAATTCAATTAATGAAATTGAAAAAGGAGAATTTTAA
- a CDS encoding DapH/DapD/GlmU-related protein: MGIHDFLAHLNRGETVEGGSEIHQMMHKVSQDALKLIAQINGSYHPPEKIRKLFSDLIDSPVDETFAMFPPFYTDCGKNIKIGKNVFINSGCRFQDQGGITIGDGALIGHNVVLATLNHDINPNKRSTLHPAPIVIGNNVWIGANATVVPGVNIGDGAIVAAGAVVTKDVPSKVIVAGVPAKIIKKIENSME; encoded by the coding sequence ATGGGAATTCATGATTTTTTAGCACATTTGAACCGTGGTGAGACTGTTGAAGGGGGGTCGGAAATACACCAAATGATGCATAAAGTATCTCAGGATGCTCTTAAACTAATTGCTCAGATCAACGGAAGCTATCATCCCCCTGAAAAAATTCGTAAATTGTTTTCTGATTTAATTGACAGTCCCGTGGATGAGACATTTGCGATGTTTCCTCCTTTTTATACAGACTGTGGTAAAAATATTAAAATCGGGAAGAATGTTTTTATCAATTCGGGATGTCGTTTTCAAGATCAGGGCGGCATTACAATTGGCGATGGCGCTCTTATTGGACACAATGTTGTTTTGGCTACTCTTAACCACGATATTAATCCCAATAAACGGAGTACGTTGCATCCTGCACCTATAGTGATAGGTAATAATGTATGGATTGGAGCAAACGCGACAGTTGTTCCTGGTGTAAACATTGGTGATGGTGCTATTGTCGCCGCAGGTGCTGTTGTTACCAAGGATGTACCGTCTAAAGTTATTGTTGCTGGTGTTCCTGCAAAAATTATTAAAAAAATTGAAAACAGTATGGAGTAA
- the fabF gene encoding beta-ketoacyl-ACP synthase II: MKRVVVTGMGAVTPLGNSVAETWDRLIQGKSGIEKLTRFDATHFSAKTAAEVKNFSLSDYIQVNERHRMDRFTEYAVASSIMAIQDADVVPGETVHQERIGVSFGTAIGGIESFENTYNDLQNGGYQNLYPFSTTTVISNMAASQVAIAIGAKGVNTCVVLSCASGSNAIGDAYRAIQRGDAYVMVAGGSEASLTPLGIGAFCAMGAISTNPDPKSACRPFDQNRDGLVMGEGAGAVVLESLDSAISRQAKIYGEIIGYSTVSDAYHITSPAPGGEGAVRAMNGALLESHLNLGDIQYINAHGTSTTYNDRYETEAIKSFLGKRAYDVPISSTKSMTGHMMGAAGAVEAIFTLLSIKTGIIPPTVNLHTPDKECDLDYVPNEARKTKIKAALSNALGFGGHNTALLFKSFEGS, translated from the coding sequence GTGAAACGTGTTGTAGTCACAGGTATGGGAGCAGTAACTCCGCTGGGAAATTCAGTGGCGGAAACGTGGGATAGATTGATTCAAGGGAAGTCGGGAATCGAAAAACTGACTCGATTTGATGCAACACATTTTTCTGCAAAAACCGCGGCTGAAGTAAAGAATTTTAGTCTATCCGACTATATTCAGGTGAATGAGAGACACCGAATGGACCGCTTCACTGAATATGCAGTCGCTTCATCAATCATGGCGATCCAAGATGCAGATGTGGTACCGGGTGAGACCGTTCATCAAGAACGCATAGGGGTATCATTTGGAACCGCGATTGGGGGAATTGAGAGCTTTGAAAACACCTATAACGATCTTCAGAACGGAGGGTATCAAAACCTTTATCCTTTCTCAACAACAACAGTCATATCAAATATGGCGGCAAGCCAAGTAGCGATCGCAATAGGAGCTAAAGGGGTGAACACGTGTGTCGTCTTATCATGCGCTTCCGGTTCAAACGCGATAGGAGATGCGTATCGAGCAATTCAGCGAGGAGACGCCTATGTGATGGTGGCCGGTGGCTCTGAAGCGTCTCTCACTCCTCTTGGAATCGGTGCGTTTTGTGCCATGGGAGCCATATCCACCAACCCCGACCCGAAATCTGCTTGCCGACCATTCGATCAGAACAGAGACGGCTTAGTCATGGGTGAAGGGGCAGGTGCAGTTGTGTTAGAGTCTCTCGATTCTGCAATCAGTCGCCAAGCAAAGATCTATGGCGAAATTATTGGGTATTCAACAGTCTCAGATGCTTATCACATCACGAGTCCCGCTCCAGGCGGAGAAGGAGCGGTTCGCGCGATGAATGGTGCACTGTTAGAATCCCACTTAAATCTTGGAGACATTCAGTATATAAACGCTCATGGAACGAGCACAACGTATAATGATCGTTATGAAACAGAAGCCATCAAAAGCTTTTTAGGAAAAAGAGCCTATGACGTTCCAATTAGTTCTACAAAATCGATGACCGGCCATATGATGGGTGCTGCTGGTGCTGTTGAGGCAATTTTTACGCTTCTTTCTATTAAGACTGGTATCATTCCACCGACTGTGAACCTTCATACTCCTGATAAGGAATGTGATTTGGACTATGTACCGAACGAAGCGAGGAAAACTAAAATTAAAGCCGCTCTCAGTAATGCACTTGGTTTTGGTGGACACAACACTGCACTTCTGTTTAAGAGTTTTGAAGGTAGTTAG
- a CDS encoding ABC transporter ATP-binding protein has protein sequence MNTIVDLQNVTKSYRDKLVLDAVSLSIPTNQVTAIVGKNGSGKSTLLKLIGGLIKADSGEILFRNGEPVRFGYVPEVTPTYIPFTPIEYLTHMGTIRGLQNKWLQQRIHTLLEIFHMKDNGNNRIIHFSKGMKQKVTIMQAMLEETDLLIMDEPLSGLDLKAQTEMEELLISLKERNISVVLTCHETKLLQRVVDQIIVIDQCHIIQTENHQAQEESMNRLIFELTKTVSIDSIKQQNVIIKQEKEMGFHKKMIELNVSEEHTNKIVSEFLDRGASIKLLEPLHKKETEFLNQF, from the coding sequence TTGAACACTATTGTCGATTTACAGAATGTAACTAAATCTTACAGAGACAAATTAGTCTTGGATGCTGTCTCTCTCTCTATTCCAACCAACCAAGTTACAGCTATCGTTGGAAAAAATGGTTCGGGGAAAAGCACCTTACTGAAACTGATTGGAGGTCTAATTAAAGCAGATAGTGGTGAAATCCTGTTTAGAAACGGGGAACCTGTTCGTTTTGGTTATGTGCCTGAGGTAACTCCTACGTATATTCCTTTTACACCAATTGAGTATCTTACTCATATGGGGACAATCCGGGGATTACAAAACAAATGGCTTCAACAGCGTATTCATACCTTGTTGGAGATTTTTCATATGAAAGATAATGGGAACAATCGAATCATTCATTTTTCAAAAGGGATGAAACAAAAGGTTACGATTATGCAGGCGATGCTGGAAGAAACAGATTTGTTAATTATGGACGAACCGCTTTCTGGCCTTGACTTAAAAGCACAAACAGAAATGGAAGAACTACTAATCTCTTTAAAAGAAAGAAACATTAGTGTGGTTTTAACCTGTCACGAGACCAAACTACTTCAAAGAGTCGTAGATCAAATTATTGTAATCGATCAATGCCACATCATCCAAACGGAAAATCACCAAGCCCAAGAAGAGTCTATGAACAGATTGATCTTTGAACTGACAAAGACTGTTTCAATCGATTCTATAAAACAACAAAATGTAATCATTAAGCAAGAGAAAGAGATGGGTTTTCATAAGAAAATGATAGAATTGAATGTTAGTGAAGAACATACAAACAAAATTGTTAGTGAGTTTTTGGACCGAGGTGCCTCCATTAAGCTATTAGAACCTCTACATAAGAAAGAAACAGAATTTCTCAATCAGTTCTAA
- a CDS encoding class I SAM-dependent methyltransferase gives MKTTENFTDKAHIYSKYRPSYPNEYIDYLFSANQLKGDWIVADIGSGTGIFSRQLLQRGLDVIGVEPNHDMRKMAEQSLKLYSRFKSINATAENTTLEENSVNLVTVAQAFHWFNKEAFKIECHRILKQKANVALVWNSRDLTSPIIKENAEICQRTCSNFKGFSGGIEETPEVFNSFFKDGKYEFKKYQNDLLVDYEGFLGRNLSASYAPKKNDEEYENFVFLLSELFEKYSKNGKIVLQNITRSYLGNV, from the coding sequence TTGAAAACAACAGAAAATTTTACCGACAAGGCCCATATATATTCGAAATATCGTCCCAGTTACCCTAATGAATATATTGATTATTTGTTTTCAGCTAACCAACTGAAAGGGGATTGGATTGTGGCCGATATTGGTTCCGGTACAGGGATATTTAGCCGCCAGCTGCTTCAAAGAGGTTTAGATGTTATTGGAGTAGAGCCAAATCATGACATGAGAAAGATGGCTGAGCAATCGTTAAAACTCTATTCTCGTTTTAAATCAATAAATGCAACTGCTGAAAATACAACTTTAGAAGAGAACAGTGTGAATTTAGTAACCGTTGCCCAGGCATTTCATTGGTTTAATAAAGAAGCATTCAAAATCGAATGTCACCGGATTTTGAAACAAAAGGCAAATGTTGCTCTTGTATGGAATAGTAGAGATTTAACTAGTCCGATCATTAAAGAGAATGCAGAAATTTGCCAAAGGACCTGTTCAAATTTCAAAGGATTTAGTGGTGGAATTGAGGAAACTCCAGAAGTATTTAACAGTTTTTTTAAGGATGGAAAGTATGAGTTTAAAAAGTACCAAAATGATCTACTTGTAGATTATGAAGGTTTTTTGGGAAGGAATTTATCAGCATCCTATGCTCCTAAAAAAAATGACGAAGAATATGAAAATTTCGTTTTTCTCCTGTCAGAGTTATTCGAAAAATATAGCAAAAATGGGAAAATTGTTCTCCAAAATATAACACGCAGCTATCTAGGGAATGTATAA
- a CDS encoding HepT-like ribonuclease domain-containing protein: protein MPQTSRRDLQQNDIITMDLCKVFKAMVDFRNVAVHDY, encoded by the coding sequence ATCCCTCAAACGAGTCGGAGAGACTTACAGCAGAATGACATCATCACAATGGACTTATGTAAGGTTTTTAAGGCAATGGTAGACTTTCGTAACGTTGCTGTTCATGACTATTAA
- a CDS encoding LysE family transporter produces MSVLAFLSYVIVTSITPGPSNILMMNEARKMGFVGSWQFSSGILAGFAMLGIVSGVFTTGLYNLIPLVEPYFKITGAVYLLYLAWHVALDKGKNGNSSKIKSSFLSGFFFQIMNIKSILFFITVMSAFILPFYQSVNFIILYLALAIFVGWLALLLWSGFGSVFKKFFAKHDTSFRAIMSLMLVYSAISIFL; encoded by the coding sequence GTGAGTGTATTAGCCTTTCTTTCGTATGTTATTGTTACATCCATTACACCAGGTCCTAGTAACATCTTAATGATGAACGAAGCTCGTAAAATGGGTTTTGTAGGATCTTGGCAATTTAGTAGTGGAATCTTAGCTGGGTTTGCCATGCTTGGTATTGTAAGTGGAGTTTTTACAACAGGTTTGTATAATCTTATCCCTTTAGTAGAGCCATATTTTAAGATAACTGGAGCAGTATATCTTCTCTATTTAGCTTGGCATGTGGCTTTAGACAAGGGGAAAAATGGGAATTCTAGTAAAATAAAATCTTCTTTTTTATCTGGATTTTTCTTTCAAATCATGAATATCAAAAGCATTTTGTTCTTCATAACAGTAATGAGTGCTTTTATCTTACCCTTTTATCAATCTGTAAACTTCATCATTCTTTATTTAGCTTTGGCTATTTTTGTGGGATGGTTGGCATTACTTCTGTGGTCAGGTTTTGGCTCAGTCTTTAAAAAGTTTTTTGCTAAACATGACACGTCATTTAGAGCAATTATGAGTTTAATGCTGGTTTATTCTGCAATATCTATATTCCTTTAA
- a CDS encoding cyclophilin-like fold protein produces MNVLKYFKKKRVSVMKIALILFMFAIFTISLGLIACSTSETKERKEINAKEMLSSENNQVRDETEMSTSQTIKLNITIGDEEFSTRLYDNQTIRALIEKLPLSIVMEDLHRNEKFYYFSEKLLTESVIPGNIKAGDIMLYGDNCLVIFYESISSSFSYTRLGYIDDVEKFAQAVGDGDIHVSFDLVED; encoded by the coding sequence TTGAACGTACTTAAATATTTTAAAAAGAAACGAGTATCCGTAATGAAAATTGCGTTAATTCTATTTATGTTTGCCATATTTACCATCAGCTTGGGTCTGATTGCTTGTTCCACTAGTGAAACAAAAGAAAGAAAAGAGATTAATGCAAAGGAAATGCTAAGCAGTGAAAATAACCAAGTAAGGGATGAGACTGAAATGTCAACCTCACAAACTATAAAACTAAACATAACTATTGGCGACGAGGAATTCTCAACAAGGCTATATGATAACCAAACAATACGAGCACTCATTGAAAAACTTCCCTTAAGTATAGTTATGGAGGATCTTCATAGAAATGAAAAGTTTTATTACTTTTCAGAAAAACTCCTGACAGAATCTGTGATACCCGGAAATATTAAGGCGGGAGATATTATGCTTTATGGAGACAATTGCTTGGTAATCTTCTATGAAAGCATCTCAAGTTCCTTTAGCTACACTCGACTCGGTTATATCGATGACGTAGAAAAATTTGCACAAGCAGTGGGTGACGGTGATATACACGTTAGTTTTGATTTAGTTGAAGATTGA
- a CDS encoding RidA family protein, whose translation MSNVKTYDHGLWDHGITQGYSVNGNIYISGQFSHDMEGAFIGEGNIEAQTLQTLENLNRVLKGFGVTKDNIAYMEIYLTNAHEHSERVIRLFKEYLGQHRPAGSLIGVTYLAFPEQLIEISAIAHTD comes from the coding sequence ATGAGTAATGTTAAAACATACGATCACGGTCTTTGGGATCACGGTATTACGCAAGGTTACAGCGTCAACGGTAATATCTACATTTCAGGGCAATTTTCCCACGATATGGAGGGTGCGTTTATTGGGGAGGGCAATATTGAAGCACAGACCCTACAGACGCTTGAAAATCTTAATCGCGTACTTAAGGGATTCGGTGTCACGAAGGACAACATCGCTTATATGGAAATCTATTTAACAAATGCGCATGAACATTCCGAACGAGTCATCCGGCTATTCAAGGAATACCTAGGACAACATCGCCCTGCCGGCAGCCTTATCGGCGTGACTTACTTGGCATTCCCAGAGCAACTGATTGAAATCAGCGCTATCGCACACACCGACTAA
- a CDS encoding winged helix-turn-helix transcriptional regulator — MSMADFKDKGNVQETPFGYAMSVIGGKWKMLIIYLLAENQPVRFNDMKRKIGAITFKTLSSQLKELEADGIVRRKEYPQVPPKVEYSLTHKAETLLPVLEQLCEWGEKNSNN; from the coding sequence ATGAGTATGGCTGACTTTAAAGATAAGGGTAATGTTCAAGAGACACCTTTTGGTTATGCAATGTCAGTGATCGGTGGTAAATGGAAAATGCTTATTATTTACCTTCTGGCAGAAAACCAACCAGTTCGATTTAATGATATGAAAAGAAAAATAGGAGCTATTACTTTTAAAACATTGAGTTCACAACTAAAAGAATTGGAAGCAGATGGGATTGTTAGACGCAAAGAGTATCCTCAAGTCCCCCCTAAAGTTGAGTACAGTCTCACTCATAAAGCAGAAACTCTATTACCGGTTTTGGAACAGTTATGTGAGTGGGGTGAAAAAAACAGCAATAATTAA